One genomic segment of Aulosira sp. FACHB-615 includes these proteins:
- a CDS encoding S-layer family protein, whose amino-acid sequence MKLNFVGFALLGAICISTVCDRGVNAQVTPDETLNTTVSISGKNYAITNGTRVGNNLFHSFSQFSVPSNGSAVFSNTADIQNIFSRVTGGNVSHIDGLIKANGNANLFLLNPAGIIFSKNASLNIGGSFVATTANSIKFADGVEFSAVNPTGTPLLTMNVPVGLQMGRNAGAIEVQGTPANNFLFRMPTLSMAANQTLAMIGGQIDIKSASISAPDGHVELWAIKNGTVNIPTSGNWQLASLSTSPTWGKITLQQSSYINTSGDMGGAINIRGRGLTLQDGSNIESSTRANGQGQGITVKTTEFVDLMGISHPANYALPGLSTSVTGSRATSGNITVDTPRLRLANGAWINSFNFGVNFLTSASIDNAKTGNITIRATDVDVSGYSPFTNPISGFPTISAITTLVSGGQQNTSGTITVNAERVRVLDGARISTSLFGFPNPTTGKTGDILITATESLDIRGKTPGGVTSAVLSALEMSAEGQGGNITINTRQLALANGGKISSAISGSPISAQASSGIAGNITIQATDVQVSDPVLDIVNNISSGITVAIGQNSIGQGGNIRLTADSLRVFNGGQITSSTNGKGAAGNINLQVKNIDVQGISQPLSNGQILPSSISATSTTNFNAGSINLVADRLNVLDDGQISVSNTGGGNSGNLLVNANQIKLKEGGSLLAEVSAGDQGNISLVADVLLMRYGSKINTSATGTATGGNISINVPIIVGLENSDITANAVQGKGGNINITTQGIIGLEYRLQLTPENDITASSQFGVNGTVDIDNVGVDPNSGLVTLPANLTDPSQQIANGCTANIGSSFVAIGRGGIPQNPIQGLSSDRTWSDTRDISAFNTKQRIQAQIPKSPEILVQATGWRLNAQGKIELIADKSSVNLSPSLTCSAVNKI is encoded by the coding sequence ATGAAATTAAATTTTGTTGGGTTTGCCCTTCTTGGTGCAATCTGCATCTCTACTGTTTGCGATCGTGGTGTTAATGCACAAGTCACTCCTGATGAGACTCTTAACACGACTGTAAGTATTAGTGGTAAGAATTACGCAATTACCAACGGCACTCGTGTCGGCAACAATTTATTTCATAGCTTTAGCCAATTCTCAGTGCCTAGCAATGGTTCCGCAGTCTTTAGCAATACCGCAGACATCCAAAATATATTTAGTCGGGTAACAGGCGGCAATGTTTCCCACATTGATGGTTTAATTAAAGCCAATGGTAACGCCAACTTATTCTTACTCAACCCAGCCGGGATTATTTTTAGCAAAAATGCCAGCTTAAATATTGGTGGTTCCTTTGTAGCTACGACTGCCAATAGTATTAAATTTGCTGATGGGGTTGAATTTAGTGCAGTGAATCCGACGGGGACACCATTATTGACGATGAATGTACCTGTAGGCTTGCAAATGGGACGTAATGCCGGAGCAATCGAAGTGCAAGGTACACCTGCCAACAATTTCTTATTTCGGATGCCAACATTGTCGATGGCAGCAAATCAAACTCTGGCGATGATTGGGGGACAAATCGATATCAAGAGTGCCAGTATCTCTGCACCAGATGGTCATGTGGAATTATGGGCAATAAAAAATGGCACAGTGAATATACCCACCTCTGGCAACTGGCAATTAGCGAGTTTATCAACATCACCAACCTGGGGCAAAATTACTCTGCAACAGTCTTCCTATATCAACACCAGTGGGGACATGGGAGGGGCAATCAATATCCGGGGACGTGGGTTAACCTTGCAAGATGGCTCAAATATAGAATCCTCTACTAGAGCGAATGGGCAAGGACAGGGTATTACTGTCAAGACCACCGAATTCGTGGATTTAATGGGTATCTCCCATCCCGCTAATTATGCGTTGCCAGGGTTAAGTACCAGTGTGACTGGCAGTAGAGCGACATCTGGAAATATCACGGTAGATACTCCACGATTACGCCTTGCTAATGGGGCATGGATCAACTCCTTCAACTTTGGTGTTAACTTCTTGACTTCTGCGTCTATTGACAATGCTAAAACAGGTAACATTACAATTCGTGCTACCGATGTAGATGTTAGCGGCTATAGTCCATTTACAAACCCAATCTCAGGATTCCCTACTATCAGCGCCATTACAACCCTAGTTTCGGGCGGGCAACAGAATACCAGTGGCACAATTACGGTGAACGCTGAACGGGTACGAGTGCTAGACGGCGCACGCATCAGTACTAGCCTGTTCGGTTTTCCCAATCCGACAACGGGTAAGACTGGGGATATTTTGATCACGGCAACTGAGAGTTTAGATATTCGGGGTAAAACTCCTGGCGGTGTTACGAGTGCTGTACTCAGTGCGCTGGAGATGTCAGCAGAGGGACAAGGGGGCAATATTACGATTAACACCAGGCAACTCGCCCTTGCTAACGGTGGAAAAATTTCTAGTGCGATTTCAGGAAGTCCAATCTCTGCACAGGCGAGTAGCGGTATAGCCGGAAATATTACTATTCAAGCCACCGATGTGCAAGTTAGCGATCCTGTGCTTGATATTGTGAATAACATCTCCAGTGGCATCACTGTAGCAATAGGGCAGAATTCTATAGGTCAGGGAGGCAACATTCGCCTGACCGCAGATAGTTTGCGCGTTTTCAATGGTGGACAAATTACCTCCTCCACAAATGGCAAGGGTGCGGCTGGTAATATCAACTTGCAGGTTAAAAATATTGACGTACAGGGTATTTCTCAACCTTTAAGCAATGGTCAGATTTTACCCAGTAGCATCTCAGCAACTTCTACTACCAACTTTAATGCTGGTTCAATTAACCTAGTGGCAGATCGGCTCAATGTTCTTGATGATGGGCAAATTTCCGTCAGTAATACAGGTGGTGGTAATTCAGGTAACTTGTTAGTCAATGCCAATCAGATCAAACTGAAGGAAGGAGGCAGTCTCCTTGCAGAAGTTTCTGCTGGCGATCAAGGTAATATTAGTCTAGTGGCTGATGTTCTATTGATGCGTTATGGTAGTAAAATTAATACTAGTGCCACAGGTACAGCTACAGGTGGCAATATCAGCATTAATGTACCCATAATTGTCGGTTTAGAAAACAGCGATATTACGGCTAATGCTGTTCAGGGTAAAGGCGGCAATATTAACATCACCACTCAGGGAATTATTGGTTTAGAATACCGTTTGCAACTGACACCAGAAAATGATATTACTGCCAGTTCACAGTTTGGGGTGAATGGTACAGTTGATATTGATAATGTTGGTGTTGACCCCAATTCTGGTTTAGTTACATTACCCGCGAACCTGACTGACCCATCCCAACAAATTGCTAATGGTTGTACTGCTAATATTGGTAGTAGTTTTGTCGCCATTGGTAGGGGTGGGATACCACAAAATCCGATACAAGGGTTGAGTAGCGATCGCACTTGGTCAGATACTCGTGATATCTCTGCATTCAACACCAAACAACGAATACAAGCGCAAATACCAAAATCTCCCGAAATCCTTGTGCAAGCAACTGGCTGGCGACTTAACGCCCAAGGTAAAATTGAGTTAATTGCCGATAAATCTTCTGTGAATTTATCACCCTCATTAACTTGTTCTGCTGTTAACAAAATCTGA
- a CDS encoding S-layer family protein produces the protein MKVNFAALSVLGVICISAVYNNGVHAQVTSDNTLKTVVEASNNSYAIKDGTRVGKNLFHSFSQFSIPSGGSASFNNDTDIQNIFSRVTGGNISNIDGAINANGSANLFLLNPAGMIFGKNASLNIGGSFIGTTANSIKFADGTEFSAVQGVDKPLLTMTVPIGLQMGKDSGNIQVQGYGHQLTGGVRTPVIRSNNKSTLEVNSGNAIALIGQNINLSGGVLTAENGRIELGAVQAGTVNINSTSSNLQLNYTNVESFGDIQFADRSLVDASGLTSRGIQLQGKNISLQDGSAALIQTVGSQAPNIIRVRATGVLDLSGDVRTAPDLGIVTGVMSSRLTSENLGQGKGADIDVSAGDLRLNDGGLLLTQNFSPNSGGNINVNIARDIQINRTALLTPNIYSGIGTTTYSSGKSGDMNIIASNITITNGGLINSVNLAKGDSGNINVNVSGTIELKGIESRNLSPTNIGSVVFGQGNGGSLNINTSKLIIENGGTVSTATLNIGAGGTITINAAKSVEIRGRSPNGELNSSINASAPILPTLLRQTLRIPDRPSGNAGSITINTPTLQIENGARVRVNNEGSGNGGVLSINANSLRLKNQGQVIANTASGEGGSINLNLKSDLILRNNSYISTEAKGKGNGGNLTINAPIILGLENSDILANAVQGNGGNIDITTQGIIGLEFRDTLTPRVDTTNDITASSQFNINGTVEINNIGVDPNSGLVELPANLIDSSQQIASGCADNSSSSFVATGRGGIPQNPTEELSSDRTWSDTRDISAFNTKQPVQAKMPKPQAVLFQATGWRRNAQGKIELVADNSPNQMQPSLTCAGISR, from the coding sequence ATGAAAGTAAATTTTGCTGCGTTGAGTGTTCTGGGTGTCATTTGCATATCTGCTGTTTACAACAATGGTGTTCACGCCCAAGTAACTTCTGACAACACTCTCAAAACGGTTGTTGAAGCTAGTAATAATAGTTACGCTATCAAAGATGGTACTCGTGTAGGCAAGAATCTATTTCATAGCTTCAGCCAATTTTCTATACCTAGTGGCGGTTCGGCATCATTTAATAATGACACTGATATTCAAAACATTTTTAGTCGAGTGACTGGTGGTAATATTTCCAATATAGATGGTGCCATAAATGCCAATGGTAGTGCTAACTTATTCTTACTCAACCCAGCCGGGATGATTTTTGGTAAAAATGCCAGCTTAAATATTGGTGGTTCTTTTATAGGGACAACAGCTAATAGTATTAAATTTGCTGATGGCACAGAATTTAGTGCTGTCCAAGGTGTGGATAAACCTTTGCTGACAATGACTGTACCTATAGGGTTGCAGATGGGTAAGGATTCAGGCAATATTCAAGTGCAGGGTTATGGACATCAATTAACAGGAGGAGTGCGTACCCCTGTAATTAGGAGTAATAACAAATCGACCTTAGAGGTTAATTCAGGAAACGCGATCGCATTAATTGGACAAAATATCAATTTATCAGGTGGTGTTCTAACTGCGGAAAATGGCAGAATTGAATTAGGTGCAGTCCAAGCAGGTACAGTTAATATTAATTCTACATCTTCAAATCTGCAATTAAACTATACAAATGTTGAGAGTTTCGGAGACATCCAATTTGCAGATCGGTCTTTAGTCGATGCCAGTGGTTTAACCAGTCGTGGAATTCAACTACAAGGGAAAAATATTAGTCTGCAAGATGGTTCTGCGGCTTTGATTCAAACTGTGGGCAGCCAAGCACCTAATATTATTCGCGTTCGTGCAACAGGTGTATTAGACCTTTCTGGAGATGTCAGGACAGCACCAGATTTAGGAATTGTGACAGGAGTTATGTCTAGTCGCTTGACATCTGAAAATCTAGGCCAAGGAAAAGGTGCGGATATTGATGTTTCTGCCGGAGATTTACGCCTCAATGACGGAGGTCTGCTGCTGACACAAAACTTTAGCCCCAACTCTGGGGGTAATATTAATGTAAATATTGCTAGAGATATTCAAATTAATCGTACAGCACTGCTAACTCCGAATATTTATAGTGGAATTGGCACAACTACCTATAGCTCTGGAAAATCGGGCGATATGAACATCATTGCATCGAATATAACCATTACCAACGGTGGCTTAATTAATAGCGTCAATCTGGCAAAGGGGGATAGTGGAAACATAAATGTGAATGTTTCTGGAACTATAGAACTTAAAGGTATAGAGTCAAGAAATTTATCTCCTACCAATATTGGCTCGGTTGTATTTGGACAAGGTAATGGTGGTTCTTTGAACATCAATACATCCAAACTGATTATAGAAAATGGAGGCACTGTTAGTACTGCAACCTTAAATATTGGTGCTGGTGGCACAATAACCATTAATGCCGCTAAATCAGTAGAAATCAGGGGTAGAAGTCCAAACGGTGAACTAAATAGCAGTATTAACGCATCTGCTCCAATTCTTCCTACACTTTTGCGTCAAACATTGAGAATTCCCGATCGCCCTAGTGGAAATGCTGGTAGTATCACCATTAACACTCCTACATTGCAAATAGAGAATGGAGCAAGAGTGAGAGTGAATAATGAAGGTTCGGGAAATGGGGGAGTTTTAAGTATAAATGCGAATTCCCTACGACTCAAAAACCAGGGTCAAGTAATTGCTAATACTGCTTCTGGGGAAGGTGGTAGTATTAACTTAAATCTCAAATCTGACTTAATTTTACGCAATAACAGTTACATTTCTACAGAAGCTAAGGGTAAGGGTAATGGTGGCAACCTCACCATCAATGCTCCTATTATTTTGGGCTTAGAAAACAGCGATATCCTTGCCAATGCAGTGCAAGGAAATGGTGGCAATATCGACATCACTACTCAAGGTATTATCGGTCTAGAATTTCGTGATACTCTCACTCCAAGAGTTGACACCACAAATGATATTACCGCCAGTTCTCAGTTTAATATTAATGGCACAGTAGAAATTAATAATATTGGCGTTGATCCCAATTCTGGGTTAGTAGAATTACCCGCAAATCTCATCGACTCATCCCAGCAAATTGCTAGTGGTTGTGCAGATAATAGTAGTAGTAGTTTTGTTGCTACAGGAAGGGGTGGTATACCGCAAAACCCCACAGAGGAATTGAGTAGCGATCGCACTTGGTCAGATACTCGTGATATCTCTGCATTCAACACCAAACAACCAGTACAAGCAAAAATGCCAAAACCCCAAGCAGTGCTTTTCCAAGCAACTGGCTGGCGACGTAACGCCCAAGGCAAAATTGAACTCGTTGCAGATAACTCTCCCAATCAAATGCAACCATCATTAACTTGTGCTGGAATTTCCCGATAA
- a CDS encoding type IV pilin-like G/H family protein has product MKLSVLGLLSSLSFIFCFTTTSKVIANTVTDKQNQQISAQELDLKKQILFRLGSVGRAQQAYFLEQQVFATQIKQLELDSNFETSIPGYKWQIFTDKKAKKVAMTVLSPQKNNSRTYVNFVMFTITDGNEYLTLSTLCESEKNQLIIPKLPTKFPKNQGIECPSGFRKLELSDRENQTFEQLEKEKEQRFIVSLLNSLQQQYYSQNQGFTNDIDRLFGFSVNKFISNQDLKIKLLPINNLQNGIISIALLPSQAQKSYLGIVRRNQSQIEQPKAIICELPEKAALNLEKLKNLPLNNFLDCPQNFTPVSLSPEETTTLNQELENFKTYHAKIIEINQPRKTQILQTADQLAKEGKYLDALQKYYLALGALEINEYDILSVMTEEVSFNPIVDNFFKKITPVLQAAKPSLLAEKKAIKSEMSGVFDSFSVKANSPARKIQEIAAWQLGFNLLTVPSQEFKVPENKVLAFVDVADLLQKQFNDKSQVLNHNLDKKLRSYVNKNKTAIATIRNLLLNNEVPRWGIDYKWIKEGDFQAPSPSYIGVVNLQRLLIIDILDKQQQGNNQEMLKSLEASWKLSESLKDEPSLIGQLVNIIIRRSQLRVLEKIDNLPVVWQQRLLEKDYTQAMIQALNIEAFSQWQGLDKIIPPEKDTQLSQLYRDWYGINNFKINQEFYRAIAQRKNNLCSLNIQALEKQYFPQNATISPSYVKQILKAHDLMLESEMLQKVLQVKAAIHPGKALPRELSEMPSNICSGNKWLYKSAADGKWLIYLDKPPIWQSEIERPSLTYTGKFNGR; this is encoded by the coding sequence ATGAAATTATCTGTACTTGGTTTATTATCTAGTCTCAGTTTCATTTTTTGTTTTACTACAACATCAAAGGTTATAGCTAATACTGTTACTGACAAACAAAATCAACAAATATCTGCTCAAGAATTAGACCTGAAAAAGCAAATCTTATTCCGTTTAGGTTCAGTAGGTCGCGCCCAACAAGCATATTTTCTAGAACAGCAAGTTTTTGCCACTCAAATTAAACAATTAGAACTAGATAGCAATTTTGAAACTAGTATCCCCGGTTATAAATGGCAAATATTCACTGATAAAAAAGCTAAAAAAGTTGCCATGACTGTATTATCACCCCAGAAAAATAACTCTCGGACTTATGTTAACTTTGTTATGTTTACCATAACAGATGGAAATGAATATCTTACACTCTCAACTCTGTGTGAAAGTGAGAAAAATCAATTAATAATTCCTAAATTACCAACTAAATTCCCCAAGAATCAAGGCATTGAATGTCCCTCTGGGTTTAGAAAATTAGAACTGAGTGATAGGGAAAATCAAACATTTGAACAGCTAGAAAAAGAAAAAGAGCAGAGATTCATCGTGAGTCTGCTTAATTCTCTACAACAGCAATATTATTCCCAGAATCAAGGCTTTACAAATGATATTGATCGGCTTTTTGGATTTTCTGTAAATAAATTTATCTCAAATCAAGATTTAAAAATTAAATTATTGCCAATCAATAATCTCCAAAATGGAATTATTAGTATTGCATTGCTGCCTAGTCAAGCACAAAAAAGTTATCTGGGGATAGTGAGACGTAATCAATCTCAAATAGAACAGCCCAAAGCAATTATTTGTGAACTGCCGGAAAAAGCAGCTCTAAATTTAGAAAAATTAAAAAATCTGCCCTTAAATAATTTCCTAGATTGTCCTCAAAATTTTACCCCAGTCAGTCTGAGTCCAGAAGAAACGACCACTCTCAACCAAGAACTAGAAAACTTTAAAACTTATCATGCTAAAATTATCGAAATTAATCAACCTCGAAAGACACAGATTTTACAAACTGCTGATCAACTAGCCAAAGAAGGTAAATATCTCGATGCTCTACAAAAATATTATCTAGCATTAGGAGCTTTAGAAATTAATGAGTATGATATTTTGTCAGTGATGACTGAAGAAGTTAGCTTTAATCCAATTGTAGATAATTTTTTTAAGAAAATCACACCTGTTTTACAAGCAGCCAAACCTTCTCTGTTAGCAGAAAAAAAAGCCATCAAATCAGAAATGTCTGGGGTGTTTGATAGTTTTTCTGTAAAAGCAAATAGCCCAGCCAGAAAAATTCAAGAGATAGCAGCTTGGCAATTAGGATTTAATCTTTTAACTGTACCTAGCCAAGAGTTTAAAGTACCCGAAAACAAAGTATTAGCTTTTGTGGATGTTGCGGACTTGTTGCAAAAACAGTTTAATGATAAATCACAGGTATTGAATCATAACTTAGATAAGAAATTACGTAGTTATGTCAATAAAAATAAAACTGCGATCGCTACTATTCGTAACTTACTATTAAATAATGAAGTACCACGCTGGGGTATAGATTACAAGTGGATTAAAGAAGGAGATTTTCAGGCTCCTAGTCCTAGCTATATCGGGGTAGTGAATTTACAACGTTTATTAATCATTGATATTTTAGATAAGCAACAGCAAGGAAATAACCAAGAGATGCTGAAATCGCTAGAAGCATCTTGGAAACTCAGTGAATCATTAAAAGATGAACCGTCTTTGATTGGTCAACTGGTGAATATAATTATTAGGCGATCGCAACTCCGCGTACTGGAGAAAATCGATAATCTACCTGTAGTTTGGCAACAGCGATTACTAGAAAAAGACTATACCCAAGCCATGATTCAAGCACTAAACATAGAAGCTTTTTCCCAGTGGCAAGGGTTAGATAAAATCATTCCTCCAGAAAAAGATACACAGTTATCTCAGTTATATCGTGATTGGTATGGAATTAATAACTTTAAAATAAATCAAGAATTTTATCGGGCGATCGCACAGAGAAAAAATAATCTTTGTTCTCTGAATATACAAGCTTTAGAAAAACAGTATTTTCCTCAAAATGCCACAATTAGTCCCAGCTATGTCAAGCAGATTTTGAAGGCACATGATCTGATGTTGGAATCAGAAATGCTACAAAAAGTCTTACAAGTAAAAGCAGCTATTCATCCAGGAAAAGCCTTACCCAGAGAGCTATCAGAAATGCCATCAAATATCTGCTCAGGTAATAAATGGCTGTATAAATCTGCCGCCGATGGCAAATGGTTGATTTATCTGGATAAACCACCAATTTGGCAATCTGAGATTGAACGCCCATCATTAACTTACACAGGGAAATTTAATGGTAGGTGA
- a CDS encoding S-layer family protein, whose translation MKLNLANLGLIGAVYILAMGNSHAQAQVIQDGTLNTDVSSMNNYTINGGRVIGNNLFHSFQQFSIPTGGSATFNTTSGIQNIFSRVTGGNISNIDGRINASGSANLFLLNPAGIIFGKNASLNIGGSFVGTTANSIKFVEGTEFSAVNSTTPLLTMSVPIGLQMGQNSGNIQLQGKGHQLTGGLFTPIIRNNTESTLGVKPGNAIALIGQNINLSGGVLTAENGRIELGAVPAGTVNINSTSSNLQLDYTSIESFGDIQFANRSLVDASGLTSRGIQLQGKNISLQDGSAVLIQTRGSQAPNSLRVRATGVLELSGDVRTAPDLGSVTGVISSRLMTENLVQGKGADIDVSAGDLRLNDGSLVVTRTYGLNSGGNINVNIVRDIQINRTALLNPGIASGIATTTFGSSPSGNMNITASNIKITDGGLINTNNLAQGDSGNINLKVSGTIELKGVESRNLSSSNIGSTVFGRGNGGSLNINTSKLIVENGASVTTSTFNIGAGGKITINASKSIEVRGSSPNGERPSNISASAPISPTAFRLALGLPVLPSGNAGSLTINTPTLQINNGARVTVNNEGLGNGGILNINANSLRLNNRGQVIANTASGEGGNINLNLKSDLLLRNNSFISTEAKGKGNGGNLTINAPIILGLENSDIIANAVQGNGGNIDITTQGIIGLEFRDTLTPRVDTTNDITASSQFNINGTVEINNIGVDPNSGLVELPTNLIDSSQQIASGCADTSGSSFVATGRGGVPQNPTEELRSDRIWSDTRDISAFNTKQRIQAQIPKSPEILVQATSWRRNAQGKIELFAAKSPPHIPAALTCAAVAEK comes from the coding sequence ATGAAATTAAATCTTGCTAACTTAGGCTTAATTGGTGCAGTCTACATCTTGGCTATGGGTAACAGTCATGCTCAGGCACAAGTTATACAAGATGGAACTCTTAATACTGATGTGTCTAGTATGAATAACTATACCATTAATGGCGGTAGGGTTATTGGCAATAATTTATTTCATAGCTTTCAACAATTCTCTATCCCCACAGGCGGTTCTGCCACTTTCAATACTACTTCTGGCATTCAAAACATTTTTAGTCGGGTGACTGGTGGTAATATTTCCAATATTGATGGTCGAATTAATGCTAGTGGTAGTGCTAACTTATTCTTACTCAACCCAGCCGGGATTATTTTTGGGAAAAATGCCAGCTTAAATATTGGTGGTTCCTTTGTGGGGACAACGGCGAATAGTATTAAGTTCGTTGAGGGGACAGAGTTTAGTGCTGTCAATTCAACAACACCCCTCTTGACGATGAGTGTACCCATCGGACTGCAAATGGGGCAGAATTCGGGAAACATTCAATTACAAGGAAAGGGACATCAACTAACCGGAGGACTATTTACTCCCATCATTCGGAACAATACCGAATCAACTTTAGGGGTTAAGCCAGGAAATGCGATCGCATTAATTGGACAAAATATCAATTTATCAGGTGGAGTTTTAACTGCGGAAAATGGCAGAATTGAATTAGGTGCAGTCCCAGCAGGTACAGTGAATATTAACTCTACATCTTCAAATCTGCAATTAGACTATACAAGTATTGAGAGTTTTGGAGACATCCAATTTGCAAATCGGTCTTTAGTAGATGCCAGTGGTTTAACCAGTCGAGGAATTCAACTACAAGGGAAAAATATTAGTCTGCAAGATGGTTCTGCCGTCTTGATTCAAACGCGGGGAAGCCAAGCACCTAATAGTCTTCGTGTTCGTGCTACAGGTGTTTTAGAACTTTCTGGAGATGTCAGGACAGCACCGGATTTAGGATCTGTGACAGGGGTTATTTCTAGTCGCTTGATGACTGAAAATCTAGTTCAAGGAAAGGGTGCGGATATTGATGTTTCTGCCGGAGATTTACGCCTCAATGACGGAAGTCTTGTGGTGACAAGAACCTATGGCTTGAACTCTGGGGGTAATATTAATGTAAATATTGTCAGAGACATTCAAATTAATCGCACAGCACTGCTCAATCCAGGTATTGCCAGTGGAATTGCCACAACTACCTTTGGCTCTAGTCCATCGGGAAATATGAATATTACTGCATCGAATATAAAAATCACAGATGGCGGCTTAATTAATACTAACAATCTTGCACAAGGGGATAGTGGCAACATCAATTTGAAGGTTTCTGGAACTATAGAACTCAAAGGCGTAGAGTCAAGAAATTTATCTTCTAGCAATATTGGCTCAACTGTATTTGGCAGAGGTAATGGTGGTTCTTTGAATATTAATACATCCAAACTAATTGTCGAGAATGGAGCAAGTGTTACTACTTCAACCTTCAATATTGGTGCTGGTGGCAAAATAACTATTAATGCTTCAAAATCAATAGAAGTCAGGGGTAGTAGTCCAAATGGTGAACGACCAAGCAATATTAGCGCATCTGCTCCAATTTCCCCGACAGCTTTTCGTCTAGCACTTGGACTTCCCGTACTCCCTAGTGGAAATGCTGGCAGTTTAACTATTAATACTCCTACATTGCAAATAAATAATGGAGCAAGAGTTACTGTTAATAATGAAGGATTAGGAAATGGGGGAATTTTAAATATAAATGCCAATTCTTTGCGACTCAACAATCGGGGTCAAGTAATTGCTAATACTGCTTCTGGAGAAGGTGGTAACATCAATTTAAATCTCAAATCTGACTTGTTGCTACGAAACAACAGTTTTATCTCTACAGAAGCTAAAGGTAAGGGTAATGGTGGTAACCTCACTATTAATGCTCCTATCATTTTGGGGTTAGAAAACAGCGATATCATTGCCAATGCAGTGCAAGGAAATGGTGGCAATATCGACATCACGACTCAAGGTATTATCGGTCTAGAATTTCGTGATACTCTCACCCCAAGAGTTGACACCACGAATGATATTACCGCCAGTTCTCAGTTTAATATTAATGGCACAGTAGAAATTAATAATATTGGCGTTGATCCCAATTCTGGGTTAGTAGAATTACCAACAAATCTCATCGACTCATCCCAGCAAATTGCTAGTGGTTGTGCTGATACGAGTGGTAGTAGTTTTGTTGCTACAGGAAGGGGTGGTGTGCCGCAAAATCCCACAGAGGAATTGAGGAGCGATCGCATTTGGTCAGATACTCGTGATATCTCTGCATTCAACACCAAACAACGAATACAAGCGCAAATACCAAAATCTCCCGAAATCCTTGTGCAAGCAACTAGTTGGCGACGTAACGCCCAAGGTAAAATTGAGCTTTTTGCAGCCAAATCACCTCCGCATATACCAGCAGCCTTAACTTGTGCTGCTGTAGCCGAAAAATAA